A window of Chryseobacterium aquaeductus genomic DNA:
TGGCATAAAGTAAGAGGAAAAGAAAACCCTTATCTCAAAATAGGAGAAGCTAATGACAGAACCTCCAAAGGCTCGTCAGATTACGTCTGGTCATTGCAAGATATCAATTTTGAAATACAGCAGGGAGATGCTGTAGGAATTATCGGCAGAAACGGTGCCGGAAAATCTACATTACTAAAAATTTTAAGTAAAGTTACCCAACCTACCACCGGAAAAATACGTACCAACGGCAGAATTGCTTCTTTGCTTGAAGTAGGAACAGGTTTTCATCCTGAAATGACAGGTCGTGAAAATGTTTTTCTCAACGGAGCTATTTTGGGGATGACCAAAAAGGAAATCACAAGAAAATTTGACGAGATAGTAGATTTCTCAGGTGTTGAAAGATATATTGACACACCCGTAAAAAGATATTCATCAGGAATGTACGTGCGTTTAGCATTTGCTGTTGCCGCACATTTAGAATCTGAAATTTTGATTGTAGATGAGGTTTTGGCAGTGGGTGATGCAGATTTTCAGAAAAAATGTCTTGGAAAAATGGGCGATGTAACGAAAGGTGAAGGTAGAACGATTTTGTTTGTGAGTCATAATATGGCTGCGATATCAGCTCTATGTAATACTGGAATTCTACTTGAAAATGGAAAGATGAAAGATTTTGGTGATATTAA
This region includes:
- a CDS encoding ABC transporter ATP-binding protein, whose protein sequence is MLALKAEKISKQYRLGQVGTGTLTHDLNRFWHKVRGKENPYLKIGEANDRTSKGSSDYVWSLQDINFEIQQGDAVGIIGRNGAGKSTLLKILSKVTQPTTGKIRTNGRIASLLEVGTGFHPEMTGRENVFLNGAILGMTKKEITRKFDEIVDFSGVERYIDTPVKRYSSGMYVRLAFAVAAHLESEILIVDEVLAVGDADFQKKCLGKMGDVTKGEGRTILFVSHNMAAISALCNTGILLENGKMKDFGDINKVLDSYMNVEKNDETHVFFDENTKRVGNKNIVFESVEIFNSKEQHSNNFSIGDDIIVRIKINNKSGENKSELALQVKTVEDMPVFHIMARDSNFEVKHEAVGETYVIRMTDIRLFPGTYSITLTSASSTGHEVYDNIEDAISFNILDGGRYTHRALPRQAGLFFQNPEWTKII